Proteins from a genomic interval of Lycium ferocissimum isolate CSIRO_LF1 chromosome 2, AGI_CSIRO_Lferr_CH_V1, whole genome shotgun sequence:
- the LOC132041078 gene encoding lectin isoform X4, with the protein MENSFHTGGSITMETCWVDERTKAKCFFLYAKNLHILWSEDSSKWSRPQYKEFPSDQPIQVYEMATVLSLAVGGSFDATKLSRGIEYKVSVVVLLKKFLSGWEFPVQTILVKPDGTKENRSTEDLMEKPKREWIQIQLGTFMIPEEMESITNLEFYVHERKGIKLKMGLVIKGVEISV; encoded by the exons TGTTGGGTTGATGAAAGGACAAAGGCAAAATGCTTCTTCTTGTATGCCAAAAATCTGCATATTCTGTGGTCAGAAGATAGCAGTAAGTGGAGTCGGCCCCAGTATAAGGAGTTTCCAAG TGATCAGCCCATTCAAGTTTACGAAATGGCAACAGTTCTATCACTAGCTGTTGGTGGAAGTTTTGATGCGACAAAGCTTTCACGGGGAATAGAGTACAAGGTTTCAGTTGTGGTGTTATTGAAGAAATTTCTTTCAGGATGGGAATTTCCAGTGCAAACTATACTTGTTAAGCCTGATGGTACCAAAGAAAATCGAAGTACTGAAGATCTTATGGAAAAACCAAAAAGAGAATGGATACAAATTCAACTAGGGACTTTCATGATTCCAGAAGAGATGGAAAGTATCACAAATTTGGAATTCTATGTGCATGAAAGGAAAGGTATAAAACTGAAGATGGGACTGGTTATCAAAGGTGTTGAAATTTCCGTCTAA
- the LOC132041072 gene encoding phosphatase IMPL1, chloroplastic isoform X1 has product MNINEKLWLADGTTNFAHGYPSFAVSVGVLFRGKPAAAAVVEFVGGPMCWNTRTFSAAAGKGAFANGEKIHVSGTDKVEQSLLVTGFGYDHDDPWATNMELFKEFTDVSRVATLSFILNAPVSVLVNFILIFF; this is encoded by the exons ATGAATATTAATGAGAAACTTTGGCTTGCAGATGGAACAACAAATTTCGCGCATGGCTATCCTAGCTTTGCGGTCTCTGTGGGTGTTCTTTTTAGAGGGAAGCCTGCTGCAGCTGCTGTG GTTGAGTTTGTTGGTGGCCCTATGTGTTGGAATACTCGCACATTTTCTGCAGCTGCAG GCAAAGGAGCCTTTGCTAATGGCGAAAAGATTCATGTCAGTGGAACTGACAAG GTGGAACAATCTCTTCTAGTGACTGGATTTGGATATGATCATGATGATCCATGGGCAACCAATATGGAATTGTTCAAGGAATTTACTGATGTCAGCCGGGTAGCAACTTTATCCTTTATTCTTAATGCTCCTGTCTCTGTCTTAGTAAACTTTATTCTTatctttttctga
- the LOC132041078 gene encoding lectin isoform X2 codes for MKAIDCYMNCPILPNRAKPQNTSNIDPNVGELLDGQIRCWVDERTKAKCFFLYAKNLHILWSEDSSKWSRPQYKEFPSDQPIQVYEMATVLSLAVGGSFDATKLSRGIEYKVSVVVLLKKFLSGWEFPVQTILVKPDGTKENRSTEDLMEKPKREWIQIQLGTFMIPEEMESITNLEFYVHERKGIKLKMGLVIKGVEISV; via the exons ATGAAGGCAATTGATTGCTACATGAATTGTCCAATACTTCCAAATAGAGCAAAACCACAGAACACCAGCAACATTGATCCTAATGTGGGAGAACTTTTGGATGGACAAATCAGG TGTTGGGTTGATGAAAGGACAAAGGCAAAATGCTTCTTCTTGTATGCCAAAAATCTGCATATTCTGTGGTCAGAAGATAGCAGTAAGTGGAGTCGGCCCCAGTATAAGGAGTTTCCAAG TGATCAGCCCATTCAAGTTTACGAAATGGCAACAGTTCTATCACTAGCTGTTGGTGGAAGTTTTGATGCGACAAAGCTTTCACGGGGAATAGAGTACAAGGTTTCAGTTGTGGTGTTATTGAAGAAATTTCTTTCAGGATGGGAATTTCCAGTGCAAACTATACTTGTTAAGCCTGATGGTACCAAAGAAAATCGAAGTACTGAAGATCTTATGGAAAAACCAAAAAGAGAATGGATACAAATTCAACTAGGGACTTTCATGATTCCAGAAGAGATGGAAAGTATCACAAATTTGGAATTCTATGTGCATGAAAGGAAAGGTATAAAACTGAAGATGGGACTGGTTATCAAAGGTGTTGAAATTTCCGTCTAA
- the LOC132041072 gene encoding phosphatase IMPL1, chloroplastic isoform X2 — MTYEILVQTVILLRSASLQVEFVGGPMCWNTRTFSAAAGKGAFANGEKIHVSGTDKVEQSLLVTGFGYDHDDPWATNMELFKEFTDVSRVATLSFILNAPVSVLVNFILIFF; from the exons ATGACATATGAAATCCTCGTCCAGACTGTAATATTGTTAAGATCTGCTTCTTTACAGGTTGAGTTTGTTGGTGGCCCTATGTGTTGGAATACTCGCACATTTTCTGCAGCTGCAG GCAAAGGAGCCTTTGCTAATGGCGAAAAGATTCATGTCAGTGGAACTGACAAG GTGGAACAATCTCTTCTAGTGACTGGATTTGGATATGATCATGATGATCCATGGGCAACCAATATGGAATTGTTCAAGGAATTTACTGATGTCAGCCGGGTAGCAACTTTATCCTTTATTCTTAATGCTCCTGTCTCTGTCTTAGTAAACTTTATTCTTatctttttctga
- the LOC132041078 gene encoding lectin isoform X3: MWENFWMDKSGYISPITRRSMFYTCWVDERTKAKCFFLYAKNLHILWSEDSSKWSRPQYKEFPSDQPIQVYEMATVLSLAVGGSFDATKLSRGIEYKVSVVVLLKKFLSGWEFPVQTILVKPDGTKENRSTEDLMEKPKREWIQIQLGTFMIPEEMESITNLEFYVHERKGIKLKMGLVIKGVEISV; the protein is encoded by the exons ATGTGGGAGAACTTTTGGATGGACAAATCAGGGTATATATCCCCAATTACAAGACGATCGATGTTTTATAct TGTTGGGTTGATGAAAGGACAAAGGCAAAATGCTTCTTCTTGTATGCCAAAAATCTGCATATTCTGTGGTCAGAAGATAGCAGTAAGTGGAGTCGGCCCCAGTATAAGGAGTTTCCAAG TGATCAGCCCATTCAAGTTTACGAAATGGCAACAGTTCTATCACTAGCTGTTGGTGGAAGTTTTGATGCGACAAAGCTTTCACGGGGAATAGAGTACAAGGTTTCAGTTGTGGTGTTATTGAAGAAATTTCTTTCAGGATGGGAATTTCCAGTGCAAACTATACTTGTTAAGCCTGATGGTACCAAAGAAAATCGAAGTACTGAAGATCTTATGGAAAAACCAAAAAGAGAATGGATACAAATTCAACTAGGGACTTTCATGATTCCAGAAGAGATGGAAAGTATCACAAATTTGGAATTCTATGTGCATGAAAGGAAAGGTATAAAACTGAAGATGGGACTGGTTATCAAAGGTGTTGAAATTTCCGTCTAA